Proteins encoded by one window of Catharus ustulatus isolate bCatUst1 chromosome Z, bCatUst1.pri.v2, whole genome shotgun sequence:
- the F2RL1 gene encoding proteinase-activated receptor 2, with protein sequence MAARRGLCLLLVLLFRALLGAAAAAGGNDGPSKPKGRTFIGQKVLNVNNSEELYVVDEFAARVLTGKLTTVFLPIVYIFVFIIGLPSNAMALWVFFFRTKKKHPAVIYMVNLALADLLFIVWFPLKISYHLNGNNWLFGEGLCKVFVVFFYGNMYCSILFMTCLSVQRYWVVVNPIVNSKKKSEIALGISIAIWVLILLGTIPLYLVNQTVYVSNLNITTCHDVLPENVLANDMFNYFLSLATGLFLIPAIITAVAYILMIKTLSASIIDVSTGKKRKRAIRLIIVVLSMYLICFTPSNVLIIVHYSLIKAYSQSHLYAWYITALCLSSLNSCIDPFIYYYISKDFRDNLKYALLCRSVRTTQRMQVSLSSGRYPKKSNSYSSNSSRTTKSTY encoded by the exons ATGGCTGCGCGCCGTGGGttgtgcctgctgctggtgctgctgtttcGTGCGCTGCTGGGagctgccgccgctgctggAG ggaATGATGGACCCAGCAAACCAAAAGGAAGAACTTTCATTGGCCAGAAGGTTCTAAATGTAAATAATTCTGAAGAGTTATACGTGGTGGATGAATTTGCAGCAAGAGTCCTCACAGGAAAGCTGACTACAGTTTTTCTTCCCATTGTTTATATCTTTGTCTTTATAATTGGTTTGCCAAGCAATGCCATGGCCCTCTGGGTCTTTTTTTTCCGAACAAAGAAGAAACATCCAGCTGTGATTTATATGGTTAACTTGGCGTTGGCAGACCTTCTTTTTATTGTCTGGTTTCCACTGAAGATTTCATACCATCTGAATGGCAATAACTGGCTATTTGGTGAAGGTCTCTGCAAAgtatttgttgtgtttttctatGGAAATATGTACTGTTCCATCCTCTTTATGACATGTCTCAGTGTACAACGGTATTGGGTTGTAGTGAACCCCATAGTGAattcaaaaaagaaatcagaaattgcTTTGGGCATCTCCATTGCTATCTGGGTACTGATTTTGTTGGGCACCATTCCATTGTATCTTGTTAATCAGACAGTATATGTTTCAAATCTTAACATCACAACCTGCCATGATGTGTTGCCTGAAAATGTTTTGGCTAATGATAtgttcaattattttctttcacttgcaACTGGACTCTTCTTAATCCCAGCTATCATCACTGCTGTTGCATACATTCTAATGATTAAGACCCTGAGTGCTTCCATCATAGATGTAAGCACTGGGAAGAAACGAAAAAGAGCAATCAGACTCATTATTGTTGTCCTGTCCATGTATCTCATCTGTTTTACACCGAGCAACGTGCTGATTATTGTGCACTATTCACTCATCAAAGCCTACAGCCAGAGCCATCTCTATGCGTGGTACATAACTGCACTGTGTCTTTCCAGTTTGAATAGTTGTATTGATCCATTCATCTATTATTATATTTCTAAAGACTTCAGAGACAACCTTAAATATGCTCTTCTTTGCCGAAGTGTGCGAACCACACAGAGGATGCAAGTGTCTCTCTCATCAGGCAGGTACCCCAAGAAATCAAATTCTTATTCCTCAAACTCAAGTAGGACCACTAAATCAACCTACTGA